In one window of Nocardioides panacisoli DNA:
- the nudC gene encoding NAD(+) diphosphatase codes for MRYPHETLIADAHDRRGVRRRDREWLDARWQAPDSRVLVVSGTRVRPVDGALPWVPTDEAPAGLRLLLGERAGATWWAVIVDPEVAGAEPEQWFPLRGLLPFLGEDDAAAPLVFHALGMAEWHWATRYCPRCAGALASRSAGHELVCEGCGKVQFPRLDPAVIMLISAGEPGSADERCLLGRHPAWPEGRFSTLAGFCEPGESLEDAVRREVAEETAVAVGEVSYFGNQPWPLPSSLMLGFHGRAVSEGIDLVDDELADARWFTREAMRAEAEAGTLKLPGGVSISRSLIESWYGGPLPGSW; via the coding sequence GTGAGGTATCCCCACGAGACGCTGATCGCCGACGCCCACGACCGCCGCGGCGTACGCCGTCGCGACCGGGAGTGGCTGGACGCCCGGTGGCAGGCACCCGACAGCCGCGTGCTGGTGGTGTCGGGCACCCGGGTCCGGCCGGTCGACGGCGCGCTGCCGTGGGTGCCGACCGACGAGGCGCCCGCGGGCCTGCGGCTGCTCCTCGGCGAGCGGGCCGGTGCGACCTGGTGGGCGGTCATCGTCGACCCCGAGGTCGCCGGGGCGGAGCCGGAGCAGTGGTTCCCGCTCCGCGGCCTGCTTCCCTTCCTGGGCGAGGACGACGCGGCTGCACCGTTGGTCTTCCACGCGCTCGGGATGGCCGAGTGGCACTGGGCGACGCGGTACTGCCCGCGCTGCGCGGGCGCGCTGGCGTCCCGCTCCGCGGGCCACGAACTGGTGTGCGAGGGGTGCGGCAAGGTCCAGTTCCCGCGACTCGACCCGGCGGTCATCATGCTCATCAGCGCGGGCGAGCCCGGCAGCGCGGACGAGCGGTGCCTGCTGGGACGCCACCCGGCATGGCCGGAGGGACGCTTCTCGACGCTGGCGGGCTTCTGCGAGCCCGGCGAGTCCCTCGAGGACGCCGTACGCCGCGAGGTGGCCGAGGAGACCGCGGTCGCCGTCGGCGAGGTGAGTTACTTCGGCAACCAGCCGTGGCCGCTGCCCAGCAGCCTGATGCTCGGCTTCCACGGCCGCGCCGTCTCCGAGGGGATCGACTTGGTCGACGACGAGCTCGCCGACGCGCGCTGGTTCACCCGCGAGGCGATGCGCGCCGAGGCCGAGGCCGGCACCCTGAAGCTGCCCGGCGGGGTCTCGATCAGCCGCTCGCTGATCGAGAGCTGGTACGGCGGCCCGCTGCCGGGGAGCTGGTAG
- the aztD gene encoding zinc metallochaperone AztD codes for MFKLKTVPLLTGALLLTACGSSATDRATETTTSSATDSAPSSATTGATEVSGAEPRLALTYDGGILVLDAESGEVLDDAPLEGFTRLSPAGDDRHLFVSATGGFTALDLGTWTEAHGDHGHSWTAEPTLTDLTIAAEAPGHVVPHDGTTALFDDATGTITLLDPAELAEGTPETETTTTEEAHHGVAFRDERGNLVTTVGNEDSRDGIAVLTAAGNELARTDDCPGVHGEAFGGERAVFGCEDGVLVLDGTEITKVDAPDDYGRIGNQAGHAASPFVLGDYKVDADAELERPTRVSVIDTRDASLRLVDLPASYSFRSLGRTPDGDGLVLGTDGRLRVIDVADASVRDAVAVTEEWREPMDWQEPRPTLLVLGDTAYVTEPATDQLHVVDLADLSVTDTHDLPHTPNELNGVTG; via the coding sequence ATGTTCAAACTGAAGACGGTCCCCCTCCTCACCGGAGCGCTCCTGCTCACCGCCTGCGGCTCGTCCGCGACCGACCGGGCCACCGAGACCACCACGTCCTCGGCGACGGACTCCGCCCCCTCCTCGGCCACCACCGGGGCCACCGAGGTCAGCGGCGCCGAGCCCCGGCTGGCCCTCACCTACGACGGCGGGATCCTCGTCCTGGATGCCGAGAGCGGTGAGGTCCTGGACGACGCGCCGCTCGAGGGGTTCACCCGTCTCAGTCCCGCCGGCGACGACCGCCACCTGTTCGTCTCGGCGACCGGCGGCTTCACCGCCCTGGACCTGGGCACCTGGACCGAGGCCCACGGCGACCACGGGCACTCCTGGACCGCCGAGCCGACCCTCACCGACCTCACCATCGCCGCCGAGGCTCCCGGACACGTCGTCCCCCACGACGGCACCACCGCCCTGTTCGACGACGCCACCGGCACCATCACGCTGCTGGACCCGGCCGAGCTCGCCGAGGGCACACCGGAGACCGAGACCACCACCACCGAGGAGGCCCACCACGGCGTGGCCTTCCGGGACGAGCGCGGCAACCTCGTGACGACCGTGGGCAACGAGGACTCCCGCGACGGGATCGCCGTGCTCACCGCCGCCGGCAACGAGCTCGCCCGCACCGACGACTGCCCCGGCGTCCACGGCGAGGCCTTCGGCGGCGAGCGTGCCGTCTTCGGCTGCGAGGACGGTGTCCTCGTCCTCGACGGCACCGAGATCACCAAGGTGGACGCGCCCGACGACTACGGGCGGATCGGCAACCAGGCCGGTCACGCAGCGTCGCCCTTCGTGCTCGGCGACTACAAGGTCGACGCCGACGCCGAGCTCGAGCGTCCGACGCGGGTCTCGGTCATCGACACCCGCGACGCCTCGTTGCGCCTGGTCGACCTCCCTGCCAGCTACAGCTTCCGCTCGCTCGGCCGGACCCCCGACGGCGACGGCCTGGTGCTCGGCACCGACGGCCGACTCCGCGTGATCGACGTGGCCGACGCCTCCGTACGCGACGCCGTGGCCGTCACCGAGGAGTGGCGAGAGCCCATGGACTGGCAGGAGCCGCGGCCGACCCTGCTGGTGCTCGGTGACACCGCCTACGTGACCGAGCCGGCCACCGACCAGCTCCACGTGGTGGACCTCGCCGACCTGTCGGTGACCGACACGCACGACCTGCCGCACACCCCCAACGAGCTCAACGGGGTCACCGGCTGA
- a CDS encoding ATP-dependent DNA helicase has product MTRIDTPEALCRRMGLDYVFSDEQWAAISAPLEPAVVIAGAGSGKTTVMAARVVHLVLTGQVRPDEVLGLTFTTKAASELRHKILEALTTAGALDLLAPREVAEDGGADVLEPTVATYNAYAAGLLTDHGLRIGHEPDTRVITDAVRYQLGARTIDRHTEPIEFLTDHADTAIQNLLALESAISEHLVSEQQVRDFDAEQRRHFEAALVEETAGKNRKTYRDAVAAAIHAIDRRAELLGLVAAYRRLKATYGVMDFSDQIALAARLAQEQPEVGAAERGKFRVVLLDEYQDTSVAQAIMLSRLFSGDAADTGRGHAVTAVGDPNQAIYGWRGASVSNILDFATTFPAADGRERRDHLSISQRSDRRILEVANALAAPLYARYGDQVAPLRPAPGKAEGRVDVAVFETDREELAWLAEAVRAAHTGAWSDIGVLTRDNAHAEGVFDALTSAGIPVEIVGLSGLLRLAEVAHVVAVLSLLHDVTDNAALLTLLSGPRWAVGPRDLRLLGRRAREIAGRDGRVDSEAPDLATQVVELADGIDPAEIPCLDDALADPAPTEEHRAAYSAEALERFALLRDELRLLRSHVGEPLLDLVRRIIDTTGVDVELASSGAAAAEARRDNLDLFVKAVADFQAVDGEVSLVSLLAYLTAEDEQGNGMDVATPTEADSVKLLTVHRAKGLEWDTVFCVGVGETRFPATRGRTRWVTSPSVLPTPLRGDAADLPQLTGHDKPAIEDYKQRAKDHDQEEELRLGYVALTRAAHQLWVSSYLWGPTTRPFGPSPYQATVREQLDQWGEVPHQWLDKPDKGAPHPLAGDDPAVPWPVPHEGEEARRRRDAAARVRAAELDAPDPELDVVDASRVAQWDADIDRLLAEARRDRADEVVVPLPSSLSATALGRLQDDPTGFARDLARPMPRPPSPSARFGTRFHAWVEARFGQQGLFDPDELAGRADAGISDEQDLKELVASFEAGPFGDRTPYAVEAPFALVLAGQVVRGRIDAVYLEEAAPDEDGPRFLVVDWKTNRAATADPLQLAIYRQAWAELAGVDPGQVRAAFHYVRTGDLVVHHDLPDRQALVALLGA; this is encoded by the coding sequence GACCACCGCCGGGGCGCTGGACCTGCTCGCGCCGCGAGAGGTCGCCGAGGACGGCGGCGCCGACGTCCTCGAGCCGACCGTGGCCACCTACAACGCCTACGCCGCCGGCCTGCTCACCGACCACGGCCTGCGCATCGGTCACGAGCCCGACACCCGTGTCATCACCGACGCCGTGCGCTACCAGCTCGGTGCCCGCACCATCGATCGTCACACCGAGCCGATCGAGTTCCTCACCGACCACGCCGACACCGCGATCCAGAACCTGCTGGCGCTGGAGAGCGCGATCAGCGAGCACCTGGTCAGTGAGCAGCAGGTGCGCGACTTCGACGCCGAGCAGCGCCGCCACTTCGAGGCCGCCCTGGTCGAGGAGACGGCCGGGAAGAACCGCAAGACCTACAGGGACGCCGTCGCCGCGGCCATCCACGCCATCGACCGTCGCGCCGAGCTGCTCGGCCTCGTGGCGGCGTACCGCCGGCTGAAGGCGACCTACGGCGTCATGGACTTCTCCGACCAGATCGCGCTCGCGGCCCGGCTGGCGCAGGAGCAGCCCGAGGTCGGTGCGGCGGAGCGAGGCAAGTTCCGGGTCGTCCTGCTCGACGAGTACCAGGACACCTCGGTCGCCCAGGCGATCATGCTCTCGCGCCTGTTCTCCGGCGACGCCGCCGACACCGGTCGCGGACACGCGGTGACCGCCGTGGGTGACCCCAACCAGGCGATCTACGGCTGGCGTGGCGCGTCGGTGTCCAACATCCTCGACTTCGCCACCACGTTCCCCGCCGCGGACGGTCGTGAGCGGCGCGACCACCTCAGCATCTCCCAGCGGTCGGACCGTCGCATCCTCGAGGTCGCCAACGCCCTGGCCGCCCCGCTCTACGCCCGGTACGGCGACCAGGTGGCGCCGCTGCGCCCCGCTCCCGGCAAGGCCGAGGGCCGCGTCGACGTCGCCGTCTTCGAGACCGACCGCGAGGAGCTCGCCTGGCTCGCCGAGGCCGTGCGTGCCGCCCACACCGGCGCTTGGTCCGACATCGGCGTGCTGACCCGCGACAACGCCCACGCCGAGGGCGTCTTCGACGCACTCACCTCGGCGGGCATCCCGGTGGAGATCGTCGGCCTCTCCGGGCTGCTCCGGCTCGCCGAGGTCGCCCACGTCGTGGCGGTGCTGTCGCTGCTGCACGACGTCACCGACAACGCCGCGCTGCTGACCCTGCTCTCGGGACCCCGCTGGGCCGTCGGGCCACGCGACCTGCGGCTGCTGGGGCGGCGCGCCCGCGAGATCGCCGGCCGGGACGGACGCGTCGACTCCGAGGCACCGGACCTCGCCACCCAGGTGGTCGAGCTCGCCGACGGCATCGACCCCGCCGAGATCCCGTGCCTGGACGACGCGCTCGCCGACCCGGCGCCCACCGAGGAGCACCGGGCGGCGTACTCCGCCGAGGCGCTCGAGCGGTTCGCGTTGCTGCGCGACGAGCTGCGCCTGCTGCGCTCCCACGTCGGCGAGCCACTGCTGGACCTGGTGCGCCGGATCATCGACACCACCGGTGTCGACGTCGAGCTCGCCTCCTCCGGCGCCGCCGCGGCCGAGGCGCGCCGGGACAACCTGGACCTGTTCGTCAAGGCCGTCGCCGACTTCCAGGCCGTCGACGGCGAGGTCAGCCTGGTCTCGCTGCTGGCCTACCTCACCGCCGAGGACGAGCAGGGCAACGGCATGGACGTCGCGACCCCCACCGAGGCCGACTCGGTCAAGCTGCTCACCGTCCACCGTGCCAAGGGCCTGGAGTGGGACACGGTGTTCTGTGTCGGCGTGGGGGAGACCCGGTTCCCGGCCACCCGCGGCCGGACGCGGTGGGTGACCTCGCCGTCGGTGCTGCCCACGCCGCTGCGCGGCGATGCCGCCGACCTGCCGCAGTTGACCGGCCACGACAAGCCGGCGATCGAGGACTACAAGCAGCGCGCCAAGGACCACGACCAGGAGGAGGAGCTGCGGCTGGGCTACGTCGCCCTGACGCGGGCCGCCCACCAGCTGTGGGTCAGTTCCTACCTGTGGGGGCCGACCACGCGACCGTTCGGTCCCTCGCCCTACCAGGCCACCGTCCGCGAGCAGCTGGACCAGTGGGGGGAGGTGCCCCACCAGTGGCTGGACAAGCCCGACAAGGGCGCCCCGCACCCGCTCGCCGGCGACGACCCCGCGGTGCCCTGGCCGGTCCCGCACGAGGGGGAGGAGGCCCGCCGCCGCCGCGATGCCGCGGCCCGTGTGCGGGCCGCCGAACTCGACGCGCCGGACCCCGAGCTCGACGTCGTCGACGCCTCCCGGGTCGCGCAGTGGGACGCCGACATCGACCGGCTGCTCGCCGAGGCGCGCCGCGACCGCGCCGACGAGGTCGTGGTGCCGCTGCCGAGCTCGCTGTCGGCGACCGCCCTGGGTCGGCTCCAGGACGACCCGACCGGCTTCGCGCGCGACCTCGCCCGCCCGATGCCCCGTCCGCCGTCGCCCTCGGCCCGGTTCGGCACCCGCTTCCACGCCTGGGTCGAGGCACGGTTCGGCCAGCAGGGCCTCTTCGACCCCGACGAGCTCGCCGGCCGCGCCGACGCCGGCATCAGCGACGAGCAGGACCTCAAGGAGCTCGTGGCCAGCTTCGAGGCGGGCCCCTTCGGTGACCGGACGCCGTACGCCGTGGAGGCGCCGTTCGCCCTGGTGCTGGCCGGACAGGTGGTCCGGGGACGCATCGACGCGGTCTACCTCGAGGAGGCCGCGCCCGACGAGGACGGGCCGCGGTTCCTCGTCGTGGACTGGAAGACCAACCGCGCCGCGACGGCCGACCCGCTGCAACTGGCGATCTACCGCCAGGCGTGGGCCGAGCTCGCCGGCGTGGACCCCGGGCAGGTCCGGGCGGCGTTCCACTACGTGCGGACCGGCGACCTGGTCGTCCACCACGACCTACCGGACCGCCAGGCCCTGGTGGCGTTGCTGGGGGCCTGA